Proteins found in one Herbiconiux sp. A18JL235 genomic segment:
- a CDS encoding M23 family metallopeptidase — MTRRPLLLIPIAAAALLLAACTPSSAPEPAADPVAEGSTPPPDAASGDGEGSGDATSASDDPFTPVIARVLSTPRPVPTTDGLVHIAYELYLSNVTTQTATIETIDVLDGKGRSLERLDGDEVVPWVHVSGTTEPGRVIGAGQGALVWLDVTVESMDDVPAKLAHDVTFGFDPGAPPIITPEMTERLASTPVDHQAPVVIAPPLRGDGWLNGNSCCAVTPHRGAVNPIGGSYHAPERYAIDYVQLDSNGSFVTGPVDELSSYPYFGADILAVGDGPIVSMRFDLPEQRPGANPTGLTVDEYGGNHIVQQLGDGVYAFYAHLQPGNPAGVEVGQRLSTGDVIGLLGNTGNTDSPHLHFHLMDSPSPLGSNGVPFVYDDFRLAGEITADDLFANLTAGGPFEIATGDRGEREDLYPLWLTVTDYAGP, encoded by the coding sequence ATGACCCGACGTCCGCTTCTGCTGATCCCGATCGCCGCAGCGGCACTGCTCCTCGCCGCCTGCACCCCGTCCTCCGCGCCCGAGCCCGCCGCCGATCCGGTCGCCGAAGGAAGCACCCCGCCTCCCGACGCCGCCTCCGGTGACGGTGAGGGCTCCGGCGACGCCACCAGCGCATCCGACGACCCCTTCACCCCGGTGATCGCGCGCGTGCTGAGCACCCCGCGGCCCGTGCCGACCACCGACGGTCTGGTGCACATCGCCTACGAGCTCTACCTCAGCAACGTCACCACCCAGACGGCGACGATCGAGACCATCGACGTGCTCGACGGGAAGGGCAGATCGCTCGAGCGCCTCGACGGCGACGAGGTCGTGCCCTGGGTGCATGTGTCGGGCACGACCGAGCCGGGGCGGGTCATCGGGGCCGGCCAGGGCGCCCTGGTGTGGCTCGACGTCACCGTCGAGTCGATGGACGACGTGCCCGCGAAGCTCGCGCACGACGTGACCTTCGGGTTCGACCCCGGCGCCCCGCCCATCATCACCCCGGAGATGACGGAGCGGCTCGCGAGCACCCCGGTCGACCACCAGGCGCCCGTCGTGATCGCGCCGCCCCTGCGGGGCGACGGCTGGCTGAACGGCAACAGCTGCTGCGCCGTCACGCCGCACCGCGGGGCGGTGAACCCCATCGGCGGCTCGTACCACGCCCCCGAGCGCTACGCGATCGACTACGTGCAGCTCGACTCGAACGGCTCGTTCGTGACCGGGCCCGTCGACGAGCTCTCGAGCTACCCCTACTTCGGCGCCGACATCCTCGCCGTGGGAGACGGACCGATCGTCTCGATGCGGTTCGACCTCCCCGAGCAGAGGCCGGGCGCCAACCCGACCGGCCTCACGGTCGACGAGTACGGCGGCAACCACATCGTGCAACAGCTCGGCGACGGCGTGTACGCGTTCTACGCGCACCTGCAGCCCGGCAACCCCGCAGGCGTCGAGGTGGGCCAGCGACTGTCGACCGGTGACGTCATCGGGCTGCTCGGTAATACCGGCAACACCGACTCACCGCACCTGCACTTCCACCTCATGGACTCCCCGAGCCCGCTCGGCTCGAACGGCGTGCCCTTCGTCTACGACGATTTCAGGCTGGCCGGCGAGATCACCGCCGACGACCTGTTCGCCAACCTGACGGCCGGAGGCCCGTTCGAGATCGCCACGGGCGACCGCGGCGAACGCGAAGACCTGTACCCGCTCTGGCTCACCGTCACCGACTACGCCGGGCCGTGA
- a CDS encoding alpha-ketoacid dehydrogenase subunit beta yields the protein MSIETTTTDASAAASRVEELPMARALNAGLRQALADDPKVLLMGEDIGALGGVFRVTEGLQAEFGKTRVVDTPLAESGIVGTAIGLAMRGYRPVCEIQFDGFIYPGFDQITSQLAKLTNRGQGAFTMPVVIRVPYGGHIGAVEHHQESPEAYFAHTAGLRVVSPSTPNDAYWMIQESIASNDPVMFFEPKSRYWPKGPVDFAGTAAPLHASRVVRTGTDVTLLAHGAMVSVLMAAAEIAAGEGVSCEVVDLRSLSPVDYGPILDSVTKTGRLVVAQEAPGFVSVGSEIAATVAERAFYSLQAPVLRVSGFDTPFPPAKLETLYLPDADRIMEAVDRVMAY from the coding sequence ATGAGCATCGAGACGACGACGACGGATGCTTCTGCCGCGGCCTCCCGGGTCGAGGAACTGCCCATGGCGCGGGCCCTCAACGCCGGGCTCCGGCAGGCGCTCGCCGACGACCCCAAGGTGCTGCTCATGGGTGAGGACATCGGTGCGCTGGGTGGCGTGTTCCGTGTCACCGAGGGGCTGCAGGCGGAGTTCGGGAAGACCCGCGTCGTCGACACCCCGCTCGCCGAGTCGGGGATCGTCGGCACGGCCATCGGTCTCGCGATGCGCGGCTACCGGCCCGTGTGCGAGATCCAGTTCGACGGGTTCATCTACCCCGGCTTCGACCAGATCACCTCGCAGCTGGCGAAGCTCACCAATCGCGGCCAGGGGGCCTTCACGATGCCCGTCGTCATCCGGGTGCCCTACGGCGGGCACATCGGTGCGGTCGAGCACCACCAGGAGAGCCCCGAGGCGTACTTCGCCCACACAGCGGGCCTGCGCGTCGTGAGCCCGTCGACGCCGAACGACGCGTACTGGATGATCCAGGAGTCGATCGCCTCGAACGACCCGGTCATGTTCTTCGAGCCGAAGAGCCGCTACTGGCCGAAGGGGCCGGTCGACTTCGCCGGCACGGCGGCGCCGCTGCACGCCAGCCGCGTGGTTCGCACGGGAACCGACGTCACCCTGCTCGCCCACGGCGCCATGGTCAGCGTGCTCATGGCCGCCGCCGAGATCGCCGCCGGTGAGGGCGTGAGCTGCGAGGTCGTCGACCTGCGGTCGCTCAGCCCGGTCGACTACGGGCCCATCCTCGACTCGGTCACGAAGACCGGCCGCCTCGTGGTGGCGCAGGAGGCGCCCGGTTTCGTGAGCGTGGGCTCCGAGATCGCCGCGACCGTCGCCGAGCGCGCCTTCTACTCGCTGCAGGCGCCGGTGCTCCGCGTCTCCGGCTTCGACACCCCCTTCCCGCCGGCCAAGCTCGAGACGCTGTACCTCCCCGATGCCGATCGCATCATGGAGGCCGTCGACCGGGTGATGGCGTACTGA
- the rpsN gene encoding 30S ribosomal protein S14 — protein sequence MAKKSKIARNEQRKVVVERYAAKRLELKKALVSPTSTDEEREAARLGLQKLPRNASPIRVRSRDSVDGRPRGVLTKFGISRVRFRDMAHRGELPGITKSSW from the coding sequence ATGGCCAAGAAGAGCAAGATCGCCCGCAACGAGCAGCGCAAGGTCGTCGTGGAGCGGTACGCCGCGAAGCGTCTCGAGCTGAAGAAGGCTCTCGTCAGCCCCACGTCCACCGACGAGGAGCGCGAGGCCGCACGCCTCGGCCTGCAGAAGCTCCCCCGCAACGCCTCGCCCATCCGCGTGCGCAGCCGCGACTCGGTCGACGGCCGCCCCCGTGGTGTGCTCACCAAGTTCGGAATCTCGCGTGTGCGGTTCCGCGACATGGCGCACCGAGGCGAGTTGCCGGGCATTACGAAGTCCAGCTGGTAA
- a CDS encoding dihydrolipoamide acetyltransferase family protein, protein MTSAQFHLPDVGEGLTEAEIVSWKVAPGDSIEINQVIVEIETAKSLVELPSPFAGTVENLLVPEGTTVDVGTAIIAVNASDGQEAPPAVAATEILGTVTLPDAAPAGSTPAAAAAGTRAEAPAPTVAPASPPAAESSGAVLVGYGIKGHVASRRTARTRAAATIPAIGESPDAKRPTTRLARAHQPIPGVPVIAKPPIRKLAKDLGVDLNEVTPTGLIGDITREDVIRHADQAKVFHNIETPQWAPVREEYIPVKGMRKQIAKAMVASAFTAPHVSLFVDVDATRTMEYVKRLKTSPDFTGVKISPLLIMAKALIWAVQRNPMVNSAWTEKEIVVRNYVNLGIAAATPRGLIVPNIKDAHDLSMRGLAEALEQLTLTAREGRTSPADMAGGTITITNIGVFGMDTGTPILNPGEVGIVALGTIKQKPWVVDGEVRPRFVTTIGASFDHRVVDGDVASRFVADVASIIEEPALLLD, encoded by the coding sequence ATGACCAGCGCACAGTTCCACCTGCCCGACGTGGGTGAGGGCCTCACCGAGGCCGAGATCGTCTCCTGGAAGGTCGCCCCGGGCGACTCCATCGAGATCAACCAGGTGATCGTCGAGATCGAGACGGCCAAGTCGCTCGTCGAGCTGCCGTCGCCGTTCGCCGGCACCGTCGAGAACCTGCTGGTGCCCGAGGGCACGACCGTCGACGTCGGAACCGCGATCATCGCGGTGAACGCGAGCGACGGCCAGGAGGCGCCGCCGGCGGTCGCCGCCACCGAGATCCTCGGCACGGTGACGCTGCCGGATGCGGCACCGGCGGGTTCGACCCCGGCGGCAGCCGCGGCGGGTACGCGCGCCGAGGCACCCGCGCCCACGGTCGCGCCCGCTTCCCCGCCCGCCGCCGAGAGCTCGGGCGCCGTGCTGGTCGGCTACGGCATCAAGGGTCACGTGGCCAGCCGCCGCACGGCACGCACGCGTGCCGCCGCCACCATCCCCGCGATCGGCGAGAGCCCCGACGCCAAGCGGCCCACCACGCGCCTCGCCCGCGCCCATCAGCCCATCCCGGGCGTTCCCGTCATCGCCAAGCCCCCCATCCGCAAGCTCGCCAAAGACCTCGGCGTCGACCTCAACGAGGTCACCCCCACCGGGCTCATCGGCGACATCACGCGCGAAGACGTCATCCGTCACGCCGACCAGGCGAAGGTGTTCCACAACATCGAGACCCCGCAGTGGGCTCCGGTGCGCGAGGAGTACATCCCCGTCAAGGGCATGCGCAAGCAGATCGCGAAGGCGATGGTGGCGAGCGCGTTCACCGCCCCGCACGTGAGCCTGTTCGTCGACGTCGACGCGACCCGCACCATGGAGTACGTGAAGCGCCTGAAGACCTCCCCCGACTTCACCGGGGTGAAGATCTCGCCGCTGCTCATCATGGCCAAGGCGCTCATCTGGGCCGTGCAGCGCAACCCGATGGTGAACTCGGCGTGGACCGAGAAGGAGATCGTGGTGCGCAACTACGTGAACCTCGGCATCGCGGCCGCCACACCGCGCGGGCTCATCGTGCCGAACATCAAAGACGCGCACGACCTCTCGATGCGCGGCCTCGCCGAAGCGCTCGAGCAGCTCACCCTCACCGCGCGCGAGGGCCGCACCTCCCCCGCCGACATGGCGGGCGGCACCATCACCATCACCAACATCGGCGTGTTCGGCATGGACACCGGAACCCCCATCCTCAACCCGGGCGAGGTGGGGATCGTCGCTCTCGGAACCATCAAGCAGAAGCCTTGGGTGGTCGACGGCGAGGTGCGCCCGCGCTTCGTCACCACGATCGGCGCGAGCTTCGACCACCGGGTCGTCGACGGCGACGTGGCGAGCCGCTTCGTCGCCGACGTCGCCTCCATCATCGAGGAACCTGCGCTTCTGCTCGATTAA
- a CDS encoding metal ABC transporter substrate-binding protein: MKKNALIVPVLLSASALALAGCASGASSTDAGSTSAAAGGLKVVATTTQVADFTREIAGDAASVTQLIQPNQSAHSYDPSAADLSALASADVLVINGAGLEEWLDDAISASGFDGVTIDASTGIQLSEETAGDDHAHEEGSTEDDHAHEEGEAHEEGDDHAHEGGNPHIWTDPSRAEQMVATIEAGLAVADPAAASDFTTNADAYEKKLAELDGWIRENVDQVPADKRLLVSNHDAFTYFVDAYGITYVGSVIPSFDDNAEPSAAQIDELVAAIKATGVKAVFSEASISPKAADTIASEAGVKVYSGDEALYGDSLGPAGSDGATYLDSQIHNATVILESWGATPSALPADLED; the protein is encoded by the coding sequence GTGAAGAAGAACGCGCTCATCGTCCCCGTGCTCCTGTCGGCCTCCGCTCTCGCCCTCGCGGGCTGCGCATCCGGCGCCTCGTCGACGGATGCGGGCTCCACGAGCGCTGCCGCCGGCGGTCTCAAGGTGGTCGCCACCACCACCCAGGTCGCCGACTTCACCCGCGAGATCGCGGGCGACGCGGCGAGCGTCACCCAGCTCATCCAGCCGAACCAGAGCGCGCACAGCTACGACCCGTCGGCGGCCGACCTGTCGGCCCTGGCGTCGGCCGACGTGCTCGTCATCAACGGCGCGGGGCTCGAGGAATGGCTCGACGACGCCATCTCGGCCTCCGGCTTCGACGGGGTGACCATCGACGCGTCGACCGGCATCCAGCTCTCGGAGGAGACCGCCGGCGACGACCACGCCCACGAGGAGGGGTCGACCGAAGACGACCACGCCCACGAGGAGGGCGAGGCGCACGAGGAGGGCGACGACCACGCCCACGAGGGCGGCAACCCGCACATCTGGACCGACCCCTCCCGCGCGGAGCAGATGGTGGCCACCATCGAAGCGGGACTTGCCGTCGCCGACCCGGCCGCCGCATCCGACTTCACGACGAACGCCGACGCTTACGAGAAGAAGCTCGCCGAGCTCGACGGCTGGATCCGCGAGAACGTCGACCAGGTGCCGGCCGACAAGCGTCTGCTGGTGTCGAACCACGACGCCTTCACCTACTTCGTCGACGCCTACGGCATCACCTACGTGGGCTCGGTCATCCCGAGCTTCGACGACAACGCCGAGCCGAGCGCCGCTCAGATCGACGAGCTGGTCGCGGCCATCAAGGCCACCGGGGTGAAGGCCGTGTTCTCCGAGGCCTCCATCTCGCCGAAGGCCGCCGACACCATCGCCAGCGAGGCGGGCGTGAAGGTGTACTCCGGCGACGAGGCGCTCTACGGCGACTCGCTCGGCCCGGCCGGCAGCGACGGCGCCACCTACCTCGACTCGCAGATCCACAACGCCACGGTCATCCTGGAGTCGTGGGGGGCCACGCCGAGCGCGCTCCCCGCAGACCTGGAAGACTAG
- the rpmG gene encoding 50S ribosomal protein L33, which translates to MAKQQDVRPIIKLRSTAGTGYTYVTKKNRRNDPDRLVLKKYDPVIRKHVDFREER; encoded by the coding sequence ATGGCAAAGCAGCAGGACGTCCGTCCCATCATCAAGCTCCGCTCGACGGCGGGCACCGGTTACACCTACGTGACCAAGAAGAACCGTCGCAACGACCCCGACCGCCTCGTGCTGAAGAAGTACGACCCGGTCATCCGCAAGCACGTCGACTTCCGAGAGGAGCGGTAA
- a CDS encoding metal ABC transporter ATP-binding protein — MTESAPVLQVNDASFAYGPTVALSGISMEVHAGEAVALIGPNGAGKSTLLKGILGLVPQVAGRLTVDGSDSRRRYASAIGYMPQHDELDPQFPVTLEQVVMMGRYRSIGWFRMPRAVDRAAVASALAAVGLTERARIRFGDLSGGQQQRGVLARSIVSTPKLLLLDEPFNGLDHDNRAALIDTLLALKADGVAIVVSTHDFDLARQVCDRVMLLNGRQVAFGERESVLTMPNVHNTFSEVELGPDGEPLQPPTHDEVR, encoded by the coding sequence GTGACCGAGAGCGCCCCCGTCCTGCAGGTGAACGACGCGTCGTTCGCCTACGGGCCGACGGTGGCGCTCTCCGGCATCTCGATGGAGGTGCACGCCGGAGAGGCGGTCGCCCTCATCGGCCCGAACGGCGCAGGCAAGTCCACCCTGCTGAAGGGCATCCTCGGCCTCGTGCCCCAAGTGGCCGGCCGCCTCACGGTAGACGGCAGCGATTCGCGCCGCCGCTACGCCTCGGCCATCGGCTACATGCCGCAGCACGACGAGCTCGACCCGCAGTTCCCCGTCACCCTCGAGCAGGTCGTCATGATGGGCCGCTACCGCTCCATCGGCTGGTTCAGGATGCCGCGGGCCGTCGATCGCGCGGCTGTCGCCTCCGCGCTGGCCGCGGTCGGGCTCACCGAGCGGGCGCGCATCCGTTTCGGCGACCTCTCGGGCGGTCAGCAGCAGCGCGGCGTGCTCGCACGCTCGATCGTGTCGACACCGAAGCTGCTGCTGCTCGACGAGCCGTTCAACGGCCTGGACCACGACAACCGCGCAGCCCTCATCGACACGCTGCTCGCGCTCAAGGCCGACGGTGTGGCGATCGTGGTCTCGACGCACGACTTCGACCTCGCCCGCCAGGTGTGCGACCGGGTGATGCTGCTGAACGGCCGCCAGGTGGCCTTCGGCGAGCGGGAGAGCGTGCTCACCATGCCGAACGTGCACAACACCTTCAGCGAGGTCGAGCTCGGGCCCGACGGGGAGCCGTTGCAGCCGCCGACCCACGACGAGGTGCGCTGA
- the rpmB gene encoding 50S ribosomal protein L28: MAAVCQVTGAVPGFGHNISHSHRRTKRRFDPNVQKKTYYVPSLRRNVTLTLSAKGIKVIDARGIEAVVKDIQARGIKL, from the coding sequence ATGGCAGCAGTGTGCCAGGTGACAGGAGCCGTTCCCGGCTTCGGTCACAACATCTCGCACTCGCACCGTCGCACCAAGCGGCGCTTCGACCCGAACGTGCAGAAGAAGACGTACTACGTGCCGTCGCTTCGCCGTAACGTCACCCTGACGCTGTCCGCCAAGGGCATCAAGGTCATCGACGCCCGTGGCATCGAGGCCGTCGTCAAGGACATCCAGGCTCGGGGGATCAAGCTCTAA
- a CDS encoding metal ABC transporter permease — MGYFERALVLAVVIGVLSGLVGTVVVLRRRAFFTQALTHATFPGAVLAAALGVSVMLGAVVSSVLLIVAMTLLGRVTRQGSQVASGVVLTAGFALGVFLQAFFPELPIHVDSYLIGSILNATDLDLAASTAVLLVAVVVLLAAGKEILFSTLDPMGFRAAGYRAWVVEAVSLALIVLTVVTAMPAVGAILALALIAAPAAAARVIARTTTQMFVLAPVIGALSGVVGVLSSRWLGIAAGAAIALTAALFFVLALGVSQLARIRWRRSEEVVGS, encoded by the coding sequence ATGGGGTACTTCGAACGCGCCCTCGTGCTCGCCGTGGTCATCGGGGTGCTGAGCGGACTCGTCGGCACGGTGGTCGTGCTGCGCCGGCGCGCCTTCTTCACGCAGGCGCTCACGCACGCCACCTTCCCGGGTGCGGTGCTGGCGGCGGCGCTCGGCGTGAGCGTCATGCTCGGTGCCGTGGTGTCGAGCGTGCTGCTCATCGTCGCGATGACCCTGCTCGGCAGGGTGACGCGGCAGGGGTCGCAGGTGGCGTCGGGCGTCGTGCTCACGGCCGGCTTCGCGCTCGGGGTCTTCCTGCAGGCGTTCTTCCCCGAACTGCCGATCCACGTCGACAGCTACCTCATCGGCTCCATCTTGAACGCCACCGACCTCGACCTCGCCGCGTCGACGGCGGTGCTGCTCGTGGCCGTCGTGGTGCTCCTGGCCGCGGGCAAGGAGATCCTGTTCTCCACCCTCGACCCGATGGGGTTCCGGGCGGCGGGGTACCGCGCCTGGGTGGTCGAGGCGGTCTCGCTCGCGCTCATCGTGCTGACCGTGGTGACCGCCATGCCGGCGGTCGGGGCGATCCTCGCCCTCGCCCTCATCGCGGCCCCGGCCGCGGCGGCACGGGTGATCGCACGCACCACTACCCAGATGTTCGTGCTGGCCCCCGTCATCGGAGCCCTCTCCGGGGTCGTCGGGGTGCTCTCCTCGCGGTGGCTCGGCATCGCCGCCGGTGCGGCGATCGCCCTCACCGCAGCCCTGTTCTTCGTGCTGGCGCTAGGCGTCTCCCAGCTGGCACGGATACGGTGGAGACGGTCGGAAGAGGTGGTCGGTTCGTGA
- a CDS encoding Fur family transcriptional regulator, with protein sequence MKRNTWQREAVRSALGTQMGFVSAQALHSSLKNTGSQIGLATVYRALADLAQEGEADSLQSPEGESLYRACSLAHHHHLICRSCGLTVEIEADEVESWAQKTAAQHGFTRPEHVVDIFGYCSACVPTTA encoded by the coding sequence GTGAAGCGCAACACGTGGCAGCGGGAGGCGGTGCGCTCGGCGCTCGGCACCCAGATGGGCTTCGTGAGCGCCCAGGCGCTGCACTCCTCGCTCAAGAACACCGGCTCGCAGATCGGCCTGGCGACGGTGTACCGGGCGCTCGCCGATCTCGCCCAAGAGGGTGAGGCCGACTCGCTCCAGTCACCCGAGGGCGAGTCGCTCTACCGCGCCTGCTCGCTGGCGCACCACCACCACCTCATCTGCCGCAGCTGCGGCCTCACCGTCGAGATCGAGGCCGACGAGGTGGAGTCATGGGCCCAGAAGACCGCGGCCCAGCACGGCTTCACCCGCCCCGAGCACGTCGTCGACATCTTCGGCTACTGCTCCGCCTGCGTGCCGACCACGGCTTGA
- a CDS encoding HU family DNA-binding protein yields MADKSLNKTELVAAVAAASGQTQASVNEVLDALFSTLADSVASGTKVTIPGWLAVERTSRAARTGRNPQTGATIEIPAGHSVKISAGSKLKAAAK; encoded by the coding sequence ATGGCTGACAAGTCACTCAACAAGACCGAGCTCGTCGCAGCCGTCGCCGCCGCTTCCGGCCAGACCCAGGCTTCGGTGAACGAGGTTCTCGACGCTCTGTTCTCGACCCTGGCCGACTCGGTCGCCAGCGGCACCAAGGTCACCATCCCGGGCTGGCTCGCTGTCGAGCGCACCTCGCGCGCCGCTCGCACCGGCCGCAACCCGCAGACCGGCGCCACCATCGAGATCCCCGCGGGCCACTCCGTGAAGATCTCGGCCGGCTCGAAGCTCAAGGCTGCCGCCAAGTAG
- a CDS encoding metal ABC transporter permease: MDLGAFFIDPFALPFMAKALGVLLVLSVVAGFIGVLVNLRALEFVSDGLVHAVFPGLVIGFVVSGRDGLYAGAVIAAVVAAVVLTLLTRRAITSDASTAIVLTGMFSIGIIVVSTQSDYVGQLDQLLFGRLLTVTDSDLVQTAVVCGIALLLVLVTLKGQLFRAFDGPGAAAAGYRVLALDLVLNVAIALVVVAASNAVGNLLVLAVLIVPGAVGRLIAGRIGLIFALAAAFAAFTGWLGLSIAFALSVGAGVPAPSGATVVLVVVAVYLVVLLVRVVVDAARRGRMRVAA; this comes from the coding sequence GTGGACCTCGGCGCCTTCTTCATCGACCCCTTCGCCCTGCCCTTCATGGCGAAGGCACTCGGCGTGCTGCTCGTCTTGAGCGTGGTGGCGGGGTTCATCGGGGTGCTGGTCAACCTTCGCGCCCTCGAGTTCGTGAGCGACGGGCTGGTGCACGCCGTCTTCCCGGGCCTCGTCATCGGCTTCGTGGTCTCCGGTCGGGACGGGCTGTACGCCGGCGCGGTCATCGCCGCCGTCGTGGCGGCCGTGGTGCTCACTCTGCTCACCCGGCGGGCCATCACCTCCGACGCCTCCACCGCGATCGTGCTCACCGGCATGTTCTCCATCGGCATCATCGTGGTCTCCACCCAGAGCGACTACGTGGGCCAGCTCGACCAGCTGCTGTTCGGGCGGCTGCTCACCGTCACCGACTCCGACCTGGTGCAGACCGCCGTGGTCTGCGGCATCGCCCTGCTGCTCGTGCTGGTCACACTGAAGGGCCAGCTGTTCCGGGCCTTCGACGGCCCGGGAGCGGCGGCGGCGGGCTACCGGGTGCTCGCGCTCGACCTCGTGCTCAACGTGGCGATCGCCCTGGTGGTGGTGGCGGCGTCGAACGCCGTGGGCAACCTGCTCGTGCTCGCGGTGCTCATCGTGCCCGGTGCGGTCGGGCGGCTCATCGCCGGCCGCATCGGGCTCATCTTCGCCCTCGCCGCCGCGTTCGCCGCGTTCACCGGGTGGCTCGGGCTCAGCATCGCCTTCGCGCTCTCCGTCGGCGCGGGAGTGCCCGCACCGAGCGGTGCCACCGTGGTGCTCGTCGTGGTGGCGGTGTACCTCGTGGTGCTCCTCGTGCGCGTGGTCGTCGACGCGGCGCGACGCGGCCGGATGCGGGTGGCTGCCTGA